The Pseudomonas baetica genome includes a region encoding these proteins:
- the pyk gene encoding pyruvate kinase gives MSVRRTKIVATLGPASNSPEVLEQLILAGLDVARLNFSHGTPDEHKARAKLVRDLAAKHGRFVALLGDLQGPKIRIAKFANKKIELKIGDQFTFSTSHPLTEGNQQVVGIDYPDLVKDCGVGDELLLDDGRVVMRVDTATATELHCTVTIGGPLSDHKGINRRGGGLTAPALTEKDKADIKLAAEMEVDYLAVSFPRDAADMEYARQLRDEAGGTAWLVAKIERAEAVADDETLDGLIKASDAVMVARGDLGVEIGDAELVGIQKKIILHARRHNKAVIVATQMMESMIQNPMPTRAEVSDVANAVLDYTDAVMLSAESAAGLYPLEAVQAMARICVGAEKHPTGKTSSHRIGKEFTRCDESIALATMYTANHFPGVKAIIALTESGYTPLIMSRIRSSVPIYAYSPHRETQARAAMFRGVYTIPFDPASLEPHEVSQKAIDELVKRGVVEKGDWVILTKGDSYHTTGGTNGMKILHVGDPQV, from the coding sequence ATGTCCGTCCGTCGTACCAAAATCGTCGCTACCCTTGGCCCGGCCAGTAACTCGCCGGAAGTTCTCGAACAGCTGATTCTGGCTGGTCTGGACGTCGCCCGTCTGAACTTCTCCCACGGCACCCCCGACGAGCACAAGGCTCGCGCGAAGCTGGTGCGTGACCTTGCTGCCAAGCACGGCCGCTTCGTCGCCCTGCTCGGTGACCTGCAAGGCCCGAAAATTCGTATCGCCAAATTCGCCAACAAAAAGATCGAGCTGAAGATCGGTGACCAGTTCACTTTCTCCACCAGCCATCCATTGACCGAAGGCAACCAGCAAGTGGTCGGCATCGACTACCCGGATCTGGTCAAGGACTGCGGCGTGGGCGACGAGCTTCTGCTCGACGACGGCCGCGTGGTGATGCGCGTTGATACCGCCACTGCCACTGAACTGCATTGCACTGTGACCATCGGCGGCCCGCTGTCCGACCACAAAGGCATCAACCGTCGCGGTGGCGGCCTGACCGCACCGGCCCTGACTGAAAAAGACAAGGCCGACATCAAGCTCGCCGCGGAAATGGAAGTCGACTACCTCGCGGTGTCCTTCCCGCGTGACGCTGCCGACATGGAATACGCCCGTCAACTGCGCGACGAAGCCGGCGGCACCGCCTGGCTGGTGGCGAAGATCGAACGCGCCGAAGCCGTGGCCGACGACGAAACCCTCGACGGCCTGATCAAGGCCTCCGATGCGGTGATGGTTGCCCGTGGTGACCTCGGTGTGGAAATCGGCGACGCCGAGCTGGTGGGCATTCAGAAGAAAATCATTCTGCACGCACGCCGCCACAACAAGGCTGTGATCGTTGCGACCCAGATGATGGAGTCGATGATCCAGAACCCGATGCCGACCCGTGCCGAAGTGTCCGACGTGGCCAACGCCGTGCTCGACTACACCGACGCCGTGATGCTCTCGGCCGAATCCGCCGCTGGCCTGTATCCGCTGGAAGCCGTGCAAGCGATGGCGCGCATCTGCGTCGGCGCTGAAAAGCACCCGACCGGCAAGACCTCCAGCCACCGTATCGGCAAGGAGTTCACCCGCTGCGACGAAAGCATCGCGCTGGCGACCATGTACACCGCCAACCACTTCCCGGGCGTCAAGGCGATCATCGCCCTGACCGAAAGTGGCTACACCCCGCTGATCATGTCGCGCATCCGTTCTTCGGTGCCGATCTACGCCTACTCGCCACACCGCGAGACCCAGGCGCGCGCAGCGATGTTCCGTGGCGTGTACACCATTCCGTTCGACCCGGCTTCGCTGGAACCGCACGAAGTCAGCCAGAAGGCGATCGACGAGCTGGTCAAACGCGGCGTTGTGGAAAAAGGCGACTGGGTCATCCTGACCAAGGGCGACAGCTACCACACCACCGGCGGCACCAACGGCATGAAGATCCTGCACGTGGGCGACCCGCAGGTCTGA
- a CDS encoding tetratricopeptide repeat protein, protein MRLLPIAALALSVAAVTGCTRWSMNHHLNNAYSAYDRGNCEQVMLELSKVERASRARPYVWPEVSMMRGQCLERQKMFVDAAQTYQFIIASYPNSEYAYRARARLETLQSLGHYPTRSAAAVVRPTRF, encoded by the coding sequence ATGCGATTGTTGCCCATTGCCGCCCTTGCCCTCAGCGTCGCCGCCGTCACGGGCTGCACCCGTTGGTCGATGAACCATCATTTGAACAACGCCTACAGCGCCTATGACCGCGGCAATTGCGAGCAGGTGATGCTCGAGCTGTCCAAGGTCGAACGTGCCAGCCGGGCGCGCCCGTATGTGTGGCCGGAAGTGTCGATGATGCGCGGCCAGTGCCTTGAGCGGCAGAAGATGTTTGTCGATGCAGCGCAGACCTATCAGTTCATCATCGCTTCGTACCCCAATAGCGAGTATGCCTACCGTGCCCGTGCACGCCTGGAAACCCTGCAGAGCCTGGGCCATTACCCGACCCGCAGCGCTGCCGCCGTCGTGCGTCCAACGCGCTTTTGA
- a CDS encoding PilZ domain-containing protein yields the protein MFTDRRIERHQLPYFLRVFNSVTDKPIGFLGNVSADGLMLISPLPMMIGVEFHLRLKIPSGDGCLQVIDLIACCLWCHEDATPLHYDAGFGLQRPPPEYGQLVDALRQYFSFQPLPAAAIVKAPQG from the coding sequence ATGTTTACCGACCGCCGGATCGAGCGGCATCAACTGCCGTATTTCCTTAGAGTGTTCAATAGCGTCACCGACAAACCCATTGGCTTTCTGGGCAACGTGTCCGCCGACGGCTTGATGCTGATCAGCCCGTTGCCGATGATGATCGGCGTGGAGTTTCATCTGCGCCTGAAAATCCCCAGTGGCGACGGATGCCTGCAAGTGATCGATCTCATCGCGTGCTGCCTGTGGTGCCACGAAGACGCCACCCCGCTGCATTATGACGCCGGTTTCGGCCTGCAACGGCCACCGCCGGAGTACGGACAATTGGTCGATGCGTTGCGCCAGTACTTCAGTTTTCAGCCGTTGCCGGCCGCGGCCATAGTGAAGGCGCCGCAGGGTTAA
- a CDS encoding DUF6124 family protein, which translates to MIKDTPNPPKTGDSVSPYESANSKKLHEAAEKALDHYLKPEAPPSRNSVDRGMQMFMVAPDMNREAVAIQTYETFSSVNILLLDLADSLEDQPRHLAMAIYQLSEMGLLLAEKTLDNERAIAVT; encoded by the coding sequence ATGATCAAAGACACCCCAAATCCCCCAAAAACCGGCGACTCGGTTTCCCCCTACGAATCCGCAAATTCAAAAAAACTCCACGAGGCCGCCGAAAAGGCCCTCGACCATTACCTCAAACCCGAAGCCCCGCCCTCGCGCAATTCCGTAGACCGCGGCATGCAGATGTTCATGGTCGCACCCGACATGAACCGCGAAGCGGTGGCCATCCAGACCTACGAAACCTTTTCGTCGGTGAACATTCTGCTGCTGGATCTGGCAGACAGCCTGGAAGACCAGCCGCGGCATCTGGCGATGGCGATTTATCAGCTCAGTGAGATGGGGCTGTTGCTGGCGGAGAAGACGCTGGATAACGAGCGCGCGATTGCCGTGACCTGA
- a CDS encoding Tc toxin subunit A: protein MADSPRPSVELFDELFETKRLVQDAGLNQLRSYLAQDGSIFPLVEKGVQGLVREFQLNADDARQFLHRANSMATYVRRQFIEQTLRGGNRAQPQPKSGLLAIVDGPKYETVFPTAFDAMCPPGALESYWSPAAYLIDLLRWIRDNIDSTGLQKDIYRLHQRRQDLKPMRVDLNAVYQLVSSVDITVSVLETFIKAQKQDGSIEDALYTARYPNGLPYYQHWVTLDGVARANGLSVGDFARTVELSYPWFVQSESWTDRAERALAHASRLGPYQRQLLTEAGPDPVGQVKFYQDNYGTGDDWKKLKQVPIFGAQTKLDTRGIERFLSIRDFAPERSLNVSYATAAPNEPESGRSGSVYLNQNTHPAVHIRVSEDVPAAVHSLVSEDPPATVYELSAQPDDVPGLDRYDRMNRMVRLCNWLELSSDSVDALLVAAIRAEVRGGATPGQWWISKNTVHALGLYRTLHERYNCTDADFAVFLDELGVYGHGEALSQFDQVFNNQGAYREPFKLDDAPFAVTPAPGEANLTINQLCFGLGIDPQTYQYLALTVAKAHCLTDTLKRSAPIISSFYRLVKLPRLLNMTPVEGVLVLTLVGGEKWVNGLAGPPKINASAHDTPDALNLIDAMQAFAQWCEQARLPVLWVLQHVAQAQPAGDATEQDLQFFDQIHNLLPMALFSNANLLMAGVPSAGPASWMDFLASSADGLDPVIDANGLVLAGAGTPEQYLIFARAKLARALDDALGKIDETVRAALVETMLSVLLQARDAQVSLVRETLSVYAGVAVDQAILVLNWANSTVYQLLQQVNQRPDLSPDVSRRASNEPIDPLLTLLADVRRRADVVETLDLSTVLLQDYLEYGHRAWIGQADKHALSVRTLYYLSVLTRAFSMSQLPAQKLLTYLRRVNHLPADADLSVDAARLAEQAAAIMLAEFFGWSAQEVRECVSHILPEGLKVLKNLSQLDLLMRVRALSANSGMEAQTIIKVGTLSEEVDLSAYAEAAELALLSETRSRAPVAQLPADLSQLVTITCVPDNTDVIAGKPGEKVTFTVTVKDAAGEPLSDVTVYWQTTLGHIETKKTQVDGTLKAEYFPGKVTGTDTPRYWLDMFEPKTAQSININADNRNLLFPLAFMSKVPLDSVPTGHEVELYARLMDRYGNVGRDNLVTWASVSTKTVDDPDAVDGPAIRPANGFTDQDGLTRVFVSSTVTGTFIFSVLSQSSEQAVDFPPITFEAAANRQ from the coding sequence ATGGCTGATTCGCCCCGTCCCTCCGTGGAATTGTTCGATGAGTTGTTTGAAACAAAACGACTCGTCCAGGACGCTGGCCTGAACCAGCTTCGAAGCTATCTCGCGCAGGACGGTTCGATTTTTCCTCTGGTGGAGAAGGGCGTACAGGGGCTGGTGAGGGAGTTCCAGTTGAATGCCGATGACGCCCGGCAGTTCCTGCACCGCGCCAACAGCATGGCGACGTACGTGCGGCGTCAGTTTATCGAACAGACCTTGAGGGGCGGCAATCGCGCGCAACCACAACCCAAGAGCGGATTGTTGGCGATAGTCGACGGCCCGAAGTACGAGACAGTATTCCCCACCGCGTTCGACGCGATGTGCCCACCCGGAGCCCTGGAGTCGTACTGGTCGCCCGCCGCCTATCTGATTGATTTGCTGCGCTGGATTCGCGACAACATCGACTCAACCGGTCTGCAAAAAGACATCTACCGCCTCCATCAGCGTCGTCAAGACCTGAAGCCGATGCGCGTTGACTTGAACGCGGTGTATCAGTTGGTGTCCTCGGTGGACATCACCGTCTCGGTACTGGAGACGTTCATCAAGGCGCAAAAGCAGGACGGATCCATTGAGGACGCTCTGTACACAGCGCGTTACCCCAACGGCCTGCCTTACTATCAGCACTGGGTCACACTAGACGGCGTTGCCCGTGCCAATGGCTTGTCGGTGGGTGATTTTGCCCGCACGGTTGAGCTGTCTTATCCCTGGTTTGTGCAATCAGAGAGCTGGACCGACCGTGCCGAGCGAGCTCTGGCGCATGCCTCGCGATTGGGGCCTTACCAGCGCCAACTGCTGACGGAAGCCGGCCCGGACCCCGTAGGGCAAGTGAAGTTTTACCAGGATAACTATGGCACCGGGGATGACTGGAAGAAACTCAAGCAGGTTCCCATCTTCGGTGCGCAGACCAAACTCGACACGCGGGGGATCGAACGCTTTTTGTCGATTCGCGACTTCGCACCGGAGCGTTCGCTCAATGTCTCTTACGCCACTGCAGCCCCCAATGAGCCAGAAAGCGGGCGTTCCGGTTCGGTATACCTTAATCAGAATACCCACCCCGCCGTGCATATCCGGGTAAGCGAGGACGTTCCTGCGGCCGTGCATAGCCTCGTAAGCGAGGATCCCCCGGCGACCGTGTATGAGTTGAGTGCCCAGCCCGATGATGTTCCAGGGCTTGATCGTTACGACCGGATGAACCGCATGGTGCGTCTGTGTAACTGGCTGGAGCTGTCCAGTGATTCAGTGGATGCGTTGCTGGTGGCCGCGATCAGGGCTGAGGTACGAGGCGGAGCAACGCCGGGCCAGTGGTGGATATCGAAGAACACCGTGCACGCCCTGGGGCTGTATCGCACCTTGCACGAGCGCTACAACTGCACGGACGCCGATTTCGCAGTGTTTCTTGATGAATTGGGCGTTTACGGCCACGGCGAGGCGCTCTCACAATTTGATCAGGTGTTCAACAACCAGGGGGCGTATCGCGAGCCCTTCAAACTGGATGACGCACCCTTTGCGGTGACGCCTGCGCCGGGCGAGGCCAATCTGACGATCAATCAACTGTGCTTCGGTTTGGGCATCGACCCGCAGACGTACCAGTACCTGGCGCTGACGGTAGCCAAAGCGCACTGCCTGACTGACACGCTAAAGCGCAGCGCGCCGATCATCTCCAGTTTTTATCGATTGGTGAAGCTGCCCAGGTTGCTGAACATGACCCCGGTCGAGGGGGTGTTGGTGCTGACATTAGTGGGGGGCGAGAAGTGGGTCAATGGTCTGGCGGGTCCACCCAAAATCAACGCCTCTGCGCACGACACCCCGGATGCGCTGAACCTGATCGATGCCATGCAGGCTTTTGCGCAATGGTGTGAGCAAGCGCGGTTACCGGTGCTGTGGGTGTTGCAACATGTGGCCCAAGCGCAGCCGGCGGGCGATGCGACCGAGCAGGATCTGCAGTTTTTCGATCAGATTCACAACTTGCTGCCCATGGCGCTGTTTTCCAATGCCAATCTGTTGATGGCGGGCGTGCCATCGGCAGGTCCCGCCAGTTGGATGGACTTCCTGGCAAGCTCGGCCGATGGCCTGGATCCGGTCATCGACGCCAACGGTCTGGTGCTGGCTGGGGCCGGGACGCCAGAGCAGTATTTGATCTTTGCCCGCGCCAAACTCGCACGGGCGCTCGACGATGCTCTGGGCAAAATCGACGAGACGGTGCGCGCTGCTCTGGTCGAAACCATGCTCAGTGTGCTTTTGCAGGCCCGCGATGCGCAGGTTTCTCTGGTCAGGGAAACGCTGTCCGTCTACGCCGGGGTTGCAGTGGATCAGGCAATCCTCGTGCTGAACTGGGCCAACTCGACGGTGTATCAGCTGTTGCAGCAGGTCAATCAACGACCCGATCTCAGTCCGGATGTATCAAGACGTGCGAGCAACGAACCTATCGATCCGTTGCTCACTCTGCTGGCCGATGTGCGTCGACGCGCTGATGTAGTCGAGACGCTGGACCTGAGTACCGTACTGCTGCAGGACTATCTCGAATATGGTCATCGGGCCTGGATCGGTCAGGCCGACAAACACGCGTTGTCGGTGCGCACGCTTTATTACCTGAGCGTGCTGACCCGGGCGTTCAGCATGAGTCAGTTGCCTGCACAGAAACTCCTGACCTACCTGCGCCGGGTGAATCATCTGCCCGCTGACGCTGACTTGAGTGTCGATGCCGCACGGCTGGCGGAACAGGCTGCCGCGATCATGCTGGCGGAGTTTTTTGGCTGGAGCGCGCAGGAAGTGCGCGAGTGTGTCAGCCACATCCTTCCAGAAGGTCTCAAGGTACTGAAGAATCTCAGCCAACTGGATCTGTTGATGCGCGTGCGTGCGTTGTCGGCCAACAGCGGCATGGAAGCGCAGACCATTATAAAAGTCGGTACGTTGTCTGAAGAAGTGGACCTGTCGGCCTATGCCGAAGCCGCCGAACTCGCTCTGCTCAGCGAGACACGCTCGCGGGCTCCGGTTGCCCAGTTGCCGGCTGACCTGAGCCAGCTTGTGACGATAACGTGCGTCCCGGATAACACCGATGTCATCGCAGGAAAGCCGGGTGAGAAGGTCACCTTCACGGTAACGGTCAAGGATGCCGCAGGCGAGCCCTTGAGCGATGTCACAGTGTATTGGCAAACCACGCTTGGCCACATCGAAACAAAGAAAACCCAGGTAGATGGAACACTCAAGGCCGAGTATTTCCCGGGCAAGGTCACGGGCACCGATACGCCACGATACTGGCTGGACATGTTTGAGCCGAAGACTGCTCAATCAATCAACATCAATGCCGACAACCGCAATCTACTGTTCCCGCTCGCTTTTATGTCTAAAGTGCCTCTGGACTCTGTGCCAACAGGGCATGAGGTTGAACTGTATGCCCGGTTAATGGACCGCTATGGCAACGTGGGGCGCGACAATCTTGTGACATGGGCGTCCGTGAGCACCAAGACGGTTGACGACCCGGACGCCGTGGATGGGCCAGCGATTCGACCCGCTAACGGTTTCACCGACCAGGATGGGCTTACACGGGTGTTTGTCTCCAGCACCGTCACAGGAACATTCATTTTCAGCGTGCTCAGCCAAAGCAGTGAACAAGCGGTTGATTTCCCCCCTATTACATTTGAAGCAGCCGCTAACAGGCAGTGA